Proteins from one Gimesia maris genomic window:
- a CDS encoding efflux RND transporter permease subunit has protein sequence MASFFEKRDPWGHSLSLWVVVLMIFITPLLFGVLREIRQENNVENWLPEDDPQSKVLSWHRHSFGIEDRLLLSWDNSSLSDSRADRLKLALMGTPDEEGVRRGGSPYIQTVYTPQDAIQKMVDYHIEPEAAQERLKGVLVGTGMLKVQLTEAGQKRQEQTIQELLTKARQELGVELTVKPAFKEWVEIVDETQGAESVANSVAEDDDEDQVDFKALVAEIPTHNFQLTWPRMQPGAELTRQIKALALSLKRPGIIPGASTAGKQEGNDPPESQPALVKDCFFAVGTPIAVAIELSDAGDADHAAAVTAVKTAAAEVGIPDDSLHLGGRPVAGAALNRMVKESSWNTAYPIWQFHRRSVTLFSGLIGIALAFLMLKSVRLACLVLLVSYYTTFVAVSIVPLTGGTMNMVLVVMPTLLTVLTLSGSIHVANYWKHAAHVDMKTAVTKAVEMARAPCVMASLTTAIGLASLLTSPLSPVRDFGLYSSIGCVISLLMVLYGLPSLLQLWPAKPPKASEIDVKHWHRFGRILSRHQMLVSLTCLVLFVSACYGFKWFRTETKVIRYFPDSSRVIQDYLFLEENLSGITPVDTVICFDETAQKNMNFVERVELVRQIEHKIAEHAEISGSISLADFRPVYEPLAPDASTLKKLRNAKFINETERRVKESLKEEESELGEKGAVRDGTVKSFIHVADKTVEMEQETDYGTRTVVVEKGDELWRITAQVAIMTDLDYGDLTHDLNQMTQSVLRDHAGTTHLVTGTIPLFLRTQQAVLESLIKSFGLAFIVIAIVMMVLLRSILGGLITMLPNLMPIGVIFGLLSWMRISVDIGTMITASVALGIAVDGTLHLLTWFKIGIQEGKTKSEAVAAALGHCGPAMWQTSAAVGISLAMLYPAELLLVSRFGILMCALITAALLADIIFLPALLAGPLGSLIVASLNKERELAESVPLLQDGKETKPHLSHAIKRSQSEKSLET, from the coding sequence ATGGCTTCGTTTTTTGAAAAGCGCGATCCATGGGGACATAGTCTGTCGTTGTGGGTAGTCGTTTTGATGATCTTCATCACTCCGCTCCTCTTTGGAGTACTGCGGGAGATCCGTCAGGAAAATAACGTCGAGAACTGGCTGCCTGAAGATGATCCCCAATCGAAAGTTCTGTCGTGGCATCGTCACAGCTTCGGTATTGAAGATCGTCTGCTGCTTTCCTGGGATAACAGCTCGCTGTCAGACTCGCGGGCAGACCGTTTGAAACTGGCTTTGATGGGAACTCCTGATGAAGAAGGAGTTCGTCGTGGTGGCTCCCCGTATATTCAGACAGTGTATACGCCGCAGGACGCCATTCAGAAAATGGTGGATTATCATATCGAGCCGGAAGCAGCGCAAGAGCGTCTGAAAGGGGTTCTGGTTGGTACGGGGATGCTGAAGGTGCAGTTAACCGAAGCAGGCCAGAAACGACAGGAACAGACCATTCAGGAACTGCTTACCAAAGCCAGGCAGGAACTCGGCGTGGAGCTCACTGTTAAACCAGCGTTCAAAGAGTGGGTGGAAATTGTCGATGAAACGCAGGGCGCGGAATCCGTTGCGAATTCTGTAGCAGAAGACGACGACGAAGATCAGGTGGATTTTAAAGCCCTGGTGGCTGAGATCCCGACTCACAATTTCCAGCTGACCTGGCCGCGCATGCAGCCTGGCGCTGAACTGACCAGGCAGATCAAAGCGCTGGCACTTTCTCTGAAACGTCCCGGTATCATTCCAGGGGCTTCTACTGCCGGAAAACAGGAGGGGAACGATCCCCCCGAATCTCAGCCGGCATTGGTAAAAGACTGTTTCTTCGCGGTTGGAACTCCGATTGCGGTCGCGATTGAGTTATCCGATGCCGGTGATGCCGACCATGCCGCTGCAGTTACTGCCGTGAAGACAGCGGCTGCCGAAGTCGGGATTCCGGATGACAGTCTGCATCTGGGGGGACGCCCTGTCGCCGGGGCTGCGTTGAACCGGATGGTGAAAGAGTCCTCATGGAATACTGCTTATCCGATCTGGCAGTTTCATCGACGTTCTGTCACGCTGTTTTCCGGACTGATTGGTATCGCGCTGGCATTCCTGATGCTGAAAAGCGTGCGTCTGGCCTGCCTGGTATTACTGGTTTCCTACTACACCACATTCGTGGCTGTTTCGATTGTGCCTCTGACTGGTGGTACCATGAATATGGTACTGGTCGTCATGCCGACACTGTTAACGGTGCTGACGCTTTCTGGCTCGATTCACGTTGCGAATTACTGGAAGCACGCTGCGCACGTCGATATGAAAACCGCTGTCACCAAGGCGGTTGAAATGGCACGGGCCCCCTGTGTGATGGCCAGCCTGACAACGGCGATTGGCCTGGCCTCGCTGCTGACCAGTCCGCTGTCGCCGGTTCGCGATTTCGGCTTGTATTCGTCGATTGGCTGTGTGATTTCACTGCTGATGGTGCTGTACGGTCTGCCTTCTCTGTTACAGTTATGGCCCGCTAAGCCTCCCAAAGCGTCGGAGATTGATGTCAAGCACTGGCATCGGTTTGGCCGAATTCTGTCCCGTCATCAAATGCTGGTTTCCCTGACCTGTCTGGTCCTCTTTGTGTCCGCCTGTTATGGGTTTAAGTGGTTTCGAACGGAAACCAAAGTGATTCGCTACTTCCCGGATTCTTCTCGTGTGATTCAGGATTATCTGTTTCTGGAAGAAAATCTGTCGGGAATTACGCCCGTCGACACCGTAATCTGTTTCGACGAAACAGCCCAGAAAAATATGAACTTCGTCGAACGGGTGGAACTGGTCCGCCAGATCGAACACAAAATCGCCGAACACGCTGAGATCAGCGGTTCCATTTCCCTGGCCGATTTTCGGCCGGTCTACGAACCTTTAGCACCGGATGCCAGTACATTGAAGAAGCTTCGTAATGCGAAATTCATCAATGAAACAGAACGCCGTGTGAAGGAATCTTTGAAAGAAGAAGAATCAGAACTCGGTGAAAAGGGCGCGGTAAGAGACGGAACAGTCAAATCGTTTATCCATGTCGCTGATAAGACCGTTGAGATGGAGCAGGAGACGGACTACGGGACTCGAACTGTAGTGGTAGAAAAAGGGGATGAGTTGTGGCGTATCACTGCCCAGGTGGCGATTATGACCGACCTGGATTACGGTGATCTGACACATGATCTGAACCAGATGACACAGTCTGTACTGCGTGATCACGCGGGAACAACACACCTGGTGACAGGCACCATTCCCCTGTTTTTAAGGACTCAACAGGCGGTTCTGGAGAGCCTGATCAAAAGCTTTGGCCTGGCGTTTATCGTGATTGCGATTGTGATGATGGTCCTGTTGCGCAGCATCCTGGGGGGCCTGATTACCATGTTGCCGAACCTGATGCCGATTGGCGTGATTTTCGGTCTGTTATCGTGGATGCGGATTTCAGTGGATATCGGCACGATGATTACCGCCTCGGTGGCGCTCGGCATTGCCGTGGATGGTACGCTGCACCTGTTGACCTGGTTCAAGATCGGGATTCAGGAAGGCAAGACGAAAAGCGAAGCAGTCGCCGCTGCGCTCGGCCATTGTGGTCCGGCGATGTGGCAGACCAGCGCTGCCGTCGGTATCAGCCTGGCGATGCTGTATCCAGCCGAGCTGCTGCTGGTAAGTCGCTTCGGAATTCTGATGTGTGCATTGATCACCGCGGCGTTACTGGCAGACATCATTTTTCTCCCCGCTTTACTGGCAGGACCTCTCGGATCTTTGATTGTGGCTTCGTTGAACAAAGAACGGGAACTGGCTGAGAGTGTGCCTTTGCTGCAGGATGGCAAAGAAACGAAACCGCATCTGTCGCATGCAATCAAGAGGTCACAGTCGGAAAAGTCTCTGGAGACCTGA
- a CDS encoding MBL fold metallo-hydrolase encodes MLPRREVFPHVIEINYQARQRLGCCVYLVFNDQNEWLLIDIGYEDTVGEIIEMIRQMDFPLANCKYLIATHADVDHIQGLSRAKELLPSAQVVAHPSAARLLEVGDRISTYAEISAQGISIDMPACKVDLEVTEGDVIDLGGDVKLEVWHTPGHTDGQLAFRSGDLLFSGDNIYRDGCVGHIDAHHGSDIPDFIKSLERIRDCDARWLLPSHGPIFQNRKELLQSTIDRLNTYLHMADFGTCAVDWPLQDEWDEELLKGFDPKTAE; translated from the coding sequence ATGTTGCCCCGCCGCGAAGTATTTCCACACGTTATTGAAATCAACTATCAGGCCAGACAGCGTTTGGGATGTTGTGTCTATCTCGTTTTCAACGACCAGAACGAATGGCTGCTGATTGACATCGGTTATGAAGATACAGTTGGTGAAATCATCGAAATGATCCGCCAGATGGATTTTCCGCTGGCCAACTGCAAATATCTGATTGCCACGCATGCTGATGTGGACCATATTCAGGGCTTGAGCCGCGCCAAAGAACTGCTCCCTTCCGCGCAGGTGGTGGCACATCCGAGTGCTGCCCGGTTGCTGGAAGTTGGCGATCGCATCAGTACTTATGCGGAAATCAGTGCGCAGGGGATTTCGATTGATATGCCCGCCTGTAAAGTCGATCTGGAAGTGACAGAGGGAGATGTGATCGACCTGGGGGGCGATGTAAAGCTGGAAGTCTGGCACACTCCCGGGCATACCGATGGGCAACTGGCATTTCGATCTGGTGACTTACTGTTTTCCGGAGATAACATCTACCGGGACGGGTGTGTCGGCCACATTGATGCCCATCATGGGTCGGATATTCCTGATTTCATCAAGTCACTGGAACGGATTCGCGACTGCGATGCCAGGTGGCTGCTGCCCAGCCATGGCCCGATCTTTCAAAACAGGAAGGAACTGTTACAGTCGACCATTGATCGTCTGAATACGTATCTGCATATGGCCGACTTCGGAACCTGTGCTGTCGACTGGCCTCTCCAGGATGAGTGGGACGAAGAACTTTTAAAAGGATTCGACCCCAAGACCGCAGAATAA